Genomic window (Gopherus evgoodei ecotype Sinaloan lineage unplaced genomic scaffold, rGopEvg1_v1.p scaffold_169_arrow_ctg1, whole genome shotgun sequence):
CTCTACACCGATACCCTCAACTCGCTCATTGGCATCGGCATCGCGCTCTCGGGGCTGCCCATCTACTTCCTACTGGTGTGCGGCCCAGACACCCGCCGGCCCCTCTGGCTGCGGTCAGCCGTGGGTGAGTGAGACCCCgcgtggtgcccctcactcccgacccgcagcccctgcccccccagccctgccggtgcccctcactcccgacccgcagccccctgctagcccagccctgccggtgcccctcactcccgacccgcagcctcgtgctagcccagccctgccggtgcccctcactcccgacccgcagcccctgctagcccagccctgccggtgcccctcactcccgacccgcagcccctgctagcccagccctgccgatgcccctcactcccgacccgcagcccctgccagcccagccctgccggtgcccctcactcccgacccgcagcccctgccagcccagccctgccggtacccctcactcccgacccgcagcccctgctagcccagccctgccggtgcccctcactcccgacccgcagccccctgctagcccagccctgccggtgcccctcactcccgacccgcagcccctgccagcccagccctgccggtgcccctcactcccgacccgcagcccctcccccccagccctgccggtgcccctcactcccgacccgcagccccccggtgcccctcactcccgacccgcagcccctgctagcccagccctgccggtgcccctcactcccgacccgcagcccctgctagcccagccctgccggtgcccctcactcctgacccgcagcccctccccctcagccctgccggtgcccctcactcccgacccgcagcccccgctaaCCATTCCGTTCTCTCTGCAGCCGGCGCCTCCCGTCACATCCAGGTGCTGTGCCGGGCCGTGGTGACGGAGCTGGACCCCGCTGATGCTCGCCCCAAATACCAGTGACGGagccaggggggagggggcaccttccctcccccacagaccCACTCCTCCCCTTTTATTTATtggccccccccttcccccggaAGCAGCTGCTACCAATAAACCAGCATCACTCCAGTCACAGCCGGCTCTGGGCGTCGTCTGTCCACTCCCCCCGCCCACCTCCCGTGCACTGcgccccagctctctcctggatcCCCTCCCTGGCACGGAGCCCCTCAGTCCCCCCCCCAGTAGAGGGGTCTCCAgcccaacccacacacagagtCCAATGGCACCGGCGGGTGGGTGACGGGTCCTTTATTGGCTCAGACACACCACCCTGAGCagagtctgggggtggggggggccttgggcgccccctgctggcggtTCCGGGGTCCTGGGTCTCAGCCCAGCGTGTCCTGCCAGGGCCTCTTCGGgcgggggctggagccagggccgcCAGCCCCGCCCTCCTGCTGCAAGGGGTTGTGGGAGAAGGTCTGgcgcaggggtcctggggggagagATGGGGCAAGGGGTGagatgggctggggggggcacccCTGTGGGGCAGTGGCCCAGGCCAAGGGGAGCCGAATTCGAGCCAAGTGCACAGGGGGgtcccccagccctgggggttggtgggggggggagggaggtcacAGACCTTTTGCGGCCAGGGCCAGGTGGTTCTTGACCCGCCGCTCAcgctcctgcagctgctgggccAGCTGGGCATCCTTCCAgcctgtgggggatggggggatgggttAGCCCCCTGCCTGCGCCGagcccccccccgtcccccccggGTCACTCACCGGCCCGCAGGCtctggacaaagccctggcgtGGGGGCAGCAGGGCGGGGTCGTGTTGGACGCGGCTGGGGATGCGGAGCCGGGCGCGGACGGCCGGGACCCGCAGGAGCCCGACCTGCGCCAGGGAGAACAGGTTGGACGTCAGCCAGTAGGTGAAGACAGcctgggggagatggggcagcGTCAGGGACGTTCCGGGGGGGAGATCGGGGCCAGGCCCCCCCaaggcttccccccaccccccattctccCCCCTGCCGGTTCTTACCGTGGGGAAGCTGATGGTCAGCGGCAGGATCACGAGTGGCATCACCCGGAAAACTGTCTTCATAACTTTCAGGTTGGGGTTGTCCACCCCGGACTCTGCCCCCAGCTGGGGCGGGGAGACACACACAGAGGAGCAGGGTTAGAGCCAGGCGCTGATGTTAAAGCAGAGCCCCACCCTtcacccccctgcttcccagtggGTTTACAGGAGCCCCACTGACCTCTcccgggcagcagggggtgctacagCGTAATGAGCACAGTCCGGCCCCAGCGCGTTTACAGCCAGCCCCTAGCTCCCTTGGTTAGTGTAGGTCCTACAGTATCACCCGCCCCTCAGTGCTCCGGGCTCACCTCCAGGATAAGCCACATGGTGCCGGTGACGACGAGGGGCAGGACGTAGAGGGGGTCGGCTACCGTCAGATCCACGAACCACGCCAGGCCGCCGCTCTGCATGCTGGGCACGGGCAGGGCAGCCATCTCCCGCAGGGCGATGAAAAACGAGATAAAGATGGGGgcctggagcaggggcagagaCGGGGGTCAGAGCCATGGGGAgatgggggctgcgggtcaggagtgagggacaccggcagggctggggggcaggactgggctagcaggggctgtaggttgggagtgaggggcagtggcagggctgggggggggaagggctggggtagccggggctgcaggtcaggagtgagaggcactggcagggctggggtgggggggggagggctgggctagcgggggctgcgggtcgggagtgaggggcatggcagggctgggctagcagggggctgcgggtcgggagtgaggggcaccggcagggctgggctagcagggggctgcgggtcgggagtgaggggcaccggcagggctgggctagcagggggctgcgggtcgggagtgaggggcaccggcagggctgggctagcagggggctgcgggtcgggagtgaggggcaccggcagggctgggctagcagggggctgcgggtcgggagtgaggggcactggcagggctgagggaggcagagctgggctggcaggggctgcaggtcgggagtgaggggcaccggcagggctgggctaggagggggctgcgggtcgggagtgaggggcaccggcagggctgggctaggagggggctgcgggtcgggagtgaggggcactggcagggctgggctaggagggggctgcgggtcgggagtgaggggcactggcagggctgagggaggcagagctgggctagcagggggctgcggggtgggagtgaggggtagGGCTGAGGGCGGGGCCTTGGGTAGGGGCGGAGCCTTACCTGGACCAGTGGCACCAGGAACCCCCGCATGGGGTTGACGTCATGGGCCTTCTGGTACAGACTCAGTTCTGAGTACGACTTGGAgactgggtggggaagggggagttaGGGGCTGGGCTCTGATCTCCCCGCCCTCCAGAAAGCCCCTCCCCTAAAGCCTCCAGGCTCCGCCCAGCCAGCCCCCAGGCTCCTCCCCTCCCAATGTCTGCACTATCTCTGAGGTCCTTATGCTTCTCCCCTTGACCCCAGGCATCACCTTCCTGGCTCCCAAGCCCCGCCCCTGGCTCCAGACCCCACCCTTCAACCCTCAGGCTCCTCCCCCTATTGCTGACCTCACCCGCCTCCTGCCAAGATTCTACCCACATCCCTTGTCTCCACCTCCCTTTTGTCCCCACCCAGCCCAGGTTCCTGGGCTCCGCCCCCCGCCCTCACATTTAAACTGGTTGCCGGAGCGCTTGGCGTCCTGCATGCACTGCGTGAGCCGGGTGATCTCGGGCAGGTGGTTGTTCAGCTTGGCGGCCTCCCGCTGCCCCTTCACGATGAGCGGGAACACCAGACAGCGCGCCGCCACCGTGCCTGGGGAGAGAgcgttacccacaatgcaccaggcAGTGCGCCGCCACCATGCCGAGAGcattacccacaatgcactgggcactgtgttacccacaatgcaccaggcAGTGCGCCGCCGCTGTGCCTGGGGAGAGAatgttacccacaatgcaccgggcaGTGCGCCGCCGCTGTGCCTGGGGAGAGAacgttacccacaatgcaccagacAGCATGCCGGCACCGTGCCTAGGGAGAGAgcgttacccacaatgcaccgggcaGTGCGCCGCCCCTGTGCCTGGGGAGAGAgtgttacccacaatgcaccaggcAGTGCGCCGCCGCTGTGCCTGGGGAGAGAatgttacccacaatgcactgggcaGTGCGCCGCCGCTGTGCCTGGGGAGAGAatgttacccacaatgcaccgggcaCTGCGCTGCCGCTGTGCCTGGGGAGAGAacgttacccacaatgcaccagacAGTGCGCCGTCGCTGTGCCTGGGGAGAGAatgttacccacaatgcaccagacAGCATGCCGGCACCGTGCCTAGGGAGAGAGCGTTACCCGCAATGCACCGGGCAGTGCGCCGCCCCTGTGCCTGGGGAGAGAgtgttacccacaatgcaccaggcAGTGTGCCACTGCCGTGCCTGGGGAGAGAGTGtcacccacaatgcaccgggcatcatgttacccacaatgcaccaggcAGTGTGCTGCCACCCTGCtcggggagagagagggaagggaacagGCCTCCTGTGTACAACACTATAAAATCCcccatggccagagacaccaaaatcctttcacctgtaaaaggttaagaagctcaggtcacctggctgacacctgacccaaaggaccaataaggggacaagagactttcaaatcttggtggggggaaggcttgtgtttttgctctttgtttttggggttgttcgctcttgggactaagagggactagacaccaatccaggctctccaaacctctctgaaccagtctctctatttcaaacttgtaagtaacagccagacaGGACAGGttaggtttatttttgttttctcaactccTAAATGTTCTTTTTTGCTAAGCAGATTTACCTCTGCTGTAACagtgaacctaaggctagaggggttcctggaatctgattaccctgtaaaggtattttccaccctgattttacagagatgatttttacctttctttctgtaattaaaagttttctttttaagaacctgattgatttttccttgttttaagatccaaggggattggatatggactcaccaggaattggtgggggaaaggagaggggatggttagattctccttgtgttaagatccaaggggttggatcggtgttcaccagggacttgatgaagaagtctctcaagactatccagaaAAGGGAGCTAGTATTTGagagtggtggcagcaagaccagatctaagctggtagttaagcttagaggtgttcatgtaggtccccacatctgtactgtAAAGTtctgagtggggaaggaaccttatcCACAATGCAGCGTGCTGCCACCGTGCCTGAGGAGAGAGCGTCACCCACAATGCACCAGGGAGAGAGCGTTGCCCACAATGCATCGGGCAGCGCGTCACCCACAATGCACCTGGGAGAGAGCGTAACCTACAATGCACTGGGCAGAGCGCTGCCACCATTGCTGGGTAGAGAgcgttacccacaatgcactgggcaGTGTGCCACCACCGTGCCCGGGGAAAGAGTGTTACCcacactgcactgggcagcacgcCGCTGCCGTGCGTGGGGAGAGAccgttacccacaatgcaccaggcGGCGAGGATCACCTGTGACAACCTGAGCAGGCCTCCCATAGGTCTGGGGGGGAGATAGCGTTACCCACAATGCATTGCACAGGCTGTcctttttcaggtatctaaaagggtgtcatcaggaggagggagaaaacttgttcaccttagcctccaatgatagaacaagaagcaatgggcttaaactgcagcaagggagatttaggttggacattaggaaaaagttcctaactgtcagggtagttaaacactggaatagattgcctagggaagttgtggaatctccatctctggagatatttaagagtaggttagataaatgtctatcagggatggtctagacagtatttggtcctgccatgagggcaggggactggactcgatgacctctcgaggtcccttctagtcctagagtctatgagtcctggTACTTGGGGGAGAGGCGGGGCAAAGCATTAcccccagtgcattgtgggtagctctCTCGCCCAATGCCGCACTATCCCAGCATGCCCCTCACCGGCCACGATGGCGCCCCACCAGGGCAGCCCCAGGTCGGTGTGCAGGAACTCCAGCAGGTTCTGGATCAGCCCCACGGGCGTGTAGGAGCCGAGTCCCAGCTCCGccagtcccagctctggcacCTCCGCCAGCTCCCCCCCGGTCACTGCGCCCCCCAGGTCTGGGGCCGAGGCAGCCGCAGGGGGCAGCACCTGGGGAGAGGAGACAATGAGATAGCGgcaccctcactccccacccgcaGCGCAGGcccggccctgccggtgcccctcactcctgacctgcagcccctgctcccccagccctgccggtgcccctcactcccgacccgcagcccctgcccccccagccctgccggtgcccctcactcccgccccagccctgccccacagccctgctggtgcccctcactcccgacctgcagcccctggagcccagccctgccccacagccctgccagtgcccctcactcccgacccgcagcccctgctaccccagccctgccggtgcccctcactcctgccccagccctgccccccagccctgccggtgcccctcactcctgccccagccctgcccccacaccctgccggtgcccctcactcccgacccgcagcccctgcccccccagccctgccggtgcccctcactcccgacccgcagcccctgctagcccagccctgccggtgcccctcactcccgacccgcagcccctgccagcccagccctgccggtgcccctcactcccgacccgcagcccctgctagcccagccctgccggtgcccctcactcccgacccgcagccccctgctagcccagccctgccggtgcccctcactcccgacccgcagccccctgctagcccagccctgccggtgcccctcactcccgacccgcagccccctgctagcccagccctgccggtgcccctcactcccgacctgcagccctcAGTGCCCCCCCTCACCTGGGCCGCGCTGCTCTGGCTCCGGGCCGGCGGCAGGCGGGGGCGCAGGGGGGCGCCACGCGGGGCGTTTCCATGGAGCCAGGCGGGGGGGGCCGGGCCCCTGCGGATCTGGGGGGAGAGGATCGGTGACCTTTGACCTCATCAGGCCAAGGGGCGGGGCTCCCCGGTCACCTCCCGACCCCGAGGGGGTCACGACCCCGGCGTGCAGAGACCTTTGACCCCAGGGTGACCGCCGGCTCAGCCCCAAGGGGGCGTGTCTTTCTGCCCCCCGTGACGTCACCAGCGGGGTCATGCCCGCGCACCCCTCGTGGGCCTCCTACCTCAGTGACCCTTGACCGCTAGGGCACCGCGATCCAGACCACGTGACCACCggggtccccccccaccccgcttccCTAGGGTCATGACCGCTGTGACGTCACAGGGTGACCCCGGACCCCACCTGCGTGTGGAGCCCCCTGAGGAGCGGGGCGAGCTCCGGGGGTCCCAGCCGGCGCCAGCCCCGTCTCGCCGCCGCGCTCGCCGCCATGTTTGCGGGGAAGGCACCGCCTCCGGCTGCGCAGAGACCCAGCGCCGCGCGCCCGCCCTCCACGCAAGTTCCGCCGAAGCGCGCGCAGCCATGTTTTTTATGGGCACGCGCCGTATGTTGCCAGTCAGGCGCCATCTTGGGAACGGGCAATACGCAGGGTCAGACATATTGAATGAGGGCAGAGGAGGCAACCACGAGGAGCCAGGGCTGGCGCGCGTGCGTCTTTGGAAGGCGGCCACTTTGGCTGAAGGCATGGTCACATGATCTGTTACCAAAGGCGGCCATATCAAGAAAGGGCAACGTCACCATTGACCGGATGTCCGCTAGCAGCCATAGTGAATGTGGCAAAGTGTGGCTATGGGCAGGTGTGGCGGCCATTTTGAGTGTGGTATGGCATGCGCAGAGGCCCGTTTGAGTGCATGGAGGGAGCCATATTTAATTTTGGCAAAGGACTCTTGGGGCCATTTTAGGTGAGGGCAAGTCCCCCACGTCTGCCACAGGTCTGAGGCCGCCCTGGAGGCAGCCATGTTGGATGTGGCACAGAACATTGACCTCTGACTCATACTGGAAACGTCTTAAAGGGACCAGCCCCGCGGCTcatcccccaccagcccctcccccacggcCAGTCCCCGCCCCCAGCGGCTGCACATTGTCCGCATGGGGCAGCGGGAGACACATCCTGCCCCCAGGCTCCCGCCCAGGCACTAGTCCCCGCCCCAGCGCAGAGCAAgggcgagaacccaggagtccgggctccggGCTGGGCTTTATTTTAGACTGGGGGGCACTGGTGAGAACTGGCCACAAGGGGGCAGCAGAGGCTGAGGACGGACCTGGTCTCCCTTTAACACCTGCagctgaacccaggagtcctggcgcagGACCGGCCCCCACTTGTTTTTGTGATTCGCCCCAATGGGCCTGCAGCGAATGGGGAAGTGAAACCAGCTAATTACAGAGTCTCCTGTCTGGGGTGAGGGTGGTGGGGCTTTAggaatgtaacccttctgcccctctgagttggcagcaacaagggccgggtgcagtatccaggggttccgtttcagtaacacaatgcataaccggctcgagcccccacccaatgacctgggacactcacataccacacccccctgggcgcctctaggaggcaatacttcccctctcacaagcacggagtctgagtgtagcaaaaccctttaataaaggaaggaaacaatgtggcattccACTGGAGAAACactacaaacaggattataacacaaaccataaacaaaactcACTCCCAGGTAcgtctggcaatgtcctttcccctttagggtcttaagtccaatcaccccaaagtccaacaacccaaaagtctctggtcagtgccacctcagaatttgagagtttatctgcagagttttaccccccctaACCTGGGTGGAAAGttgggggggagtccacacagggtgttcaggggcaccttacatgggccagggccaactgctccacctctccgtggagttctgctgcagccttcaccatgaccagctccaccacaccagctgtgccgctcctccagctgtccctgcaaactgctccactccgctcactgctccacgggctgctccaacacgctgcaaaccgctccgctccgctctgccagccgcttaacaataggtctccaggctcccccacaggttaacacagcactctgtgatctcagctcagctcagcccagcctcttcagtgatttcagctcttagtaggggagctcTGGTGTTGgggcaccattggcccaacaggAATTCAGCCCAGCAGTTTCTAGATggtctcctaatggaatcaaaattagctctgctttttaacagtggagagaacaTGGGGCCCATCCTATCAAGCACACACACCAggccccaacctctctccattcacagggaattggaacccatgtcccatgtttagcaagtaccacccaaatgaggttgagtcatctctgtcacaaagcagtcccatagctccccattcacacaatcagggtgacaaacttttttttcctgccccaataacaaagaaattggggatcccaaagctgttaaaataaccatcccagtctgctgtgggcttatg
Coding sequences:
- the OXA1L gene encoding mitochondrial inner membrane protein OXA1L isoform X2; this encodes MAASAAARRGWRRLGPPELAPLLRGLHTQIRRGPAPPAWLHGNAPRGAPLRPRLPPARSQSSAAQVLPPAAASAPDLGGAVTGGELAEVPELGLAELGLGSYTPVGLIQNLLEFLHTDLGLPWWGAIVAGTVAARCLVFPLIVKGQREAAKLNNHLPEITRLTQCMQDAKRSGNQFKFSKSYSELSLYQKAHDVNPMRGFLVPLVQAPIFISFFIALREMAALPVPSMQSGGLAWFVDLTVADPLYVLPLVVTGTMWLILELGAESGVDNPNLKVMKTVFRVMPLVILPLTISFPTVGLLRVPAVRARLRIPSRVQHDPALLPPRQGFVQSLRAGWKDAQLAQQLQERERRVKNHLALAAKGPLRQTFSHNPLQQEGGAGGPGSSPRPKRPWQDTLG
- the OXA1L gene encoding mitochondrial inner membrane protein OXA1L isoform X1 — protein: MAASAAARRGWRRLGPPELAPLLRGLHTQIRRGPAPPAWLHGNAPRGAPLRPRLPPARSQSSAAQVLPPAAASAPDLGGAVTGGELAEVPELGLAELGLGSYTPVGLIQNLLEFLHTDLGLPWWGAIVAGTVAARCLVFPLIVKGQREAAKLNNHLPEITRLTQCMQDAKRSGNQFKFSKSYSELSLYQKAHDVNPMRGFLVPLVQAPIFISFFIALREMAALPVPSMQSGGLAWFVDLTVADPLYVLPLVVTGTMWLILELGAESGVDNPNLKVMKTVFRVMPLVILPLTISFPTAVFTYWLTSNLFSLAQVGLLRVPAVRARLRIPSRVQHDPALLPPRQGFVQSLRAGWKDAQLAQQLQERERRVKNHLALAAKGPLRQTFSHNPLQQEGGAGGPGSSPRPKRPWQDTLG
- the OXA1L gene encoding mitochondrial inner membrane protein OXA1L isoform X3, which encodes MAPDWQHTARAHKKHGCARFGGTCVEGGRAALGLCAAGGGAFPANMAASAAARRGWRRLGPPELAPLLRGLHTQVLPPAAASAPDLGGAVTGGELAEVPELGLAELGLGSYTPVGLIQNLLEFLHTDLGLPWWGAIVAGTVAARCLVFPLIVKGQREAAKLNNHLPEITRLTQCMQDAKRSGNQFKFSKSYSELSLYQKAHDVNPMRGFLVPLVQAPIFISFFIALREMAALPVPSMQSGGLAWFVDLTVADPLYVLPLVVTGTMWLILELGAESGVDNPNLKVMKTVFRVMPLVILPLTISFPTAVFTYWLTSNLFSLAQVGLLRVPAVRARLRIPSRVQHDPALLPPRQGFVQSLRAGWKDAQLAQQLQERERRVKNHLALAAKGPLRQTFSHNPLQQEGGAGGPGSSPRPKRPWQDTLG